A genomic segment from Eremothecium gossypii ATCC 10895 chromosome III, complete sequence encodes:
- the BIG1 gene encoding Big1p (Syntenic homolog of Saccharomyces cerevisiae YHR101C (BIG1); 1-intron), producing MQNVASWLLALVVAVVQGELLPGKSAPALLWSYKLSEGIQEYQLAYNMTTVLPAPEFNAIALELLDHCNSHAYVFVNQPGLRLEDFDYEDAWTVLPNYLSRSSSALRFEQVEVSPSNVFENLIAHTKRRCDVQREIILRAEQTNQFEPYIDAQSRIIQVHFSPLPGDGRNERPSREDVLADHDQRLRRILGRLPSPAVTVIYTSLEPADRLSASPPRAGIFPEIFEHESRRIEYERNDRDLQVNRYFPSHHPKMEPIEEVELSLLDPKFIQSNLKLLKLIAVSAIGSLTWQLYSLFSPKLPVATPKGTAKRQKGQKKLVKLATAQAAKQAEEVKLEVSQQEKED from the exons ATGCAGAACGTCGCGAGCTGGCTCCTAGCCCTGGTGGTCGCGGTGGTGCAGGGTGAACTGCTTCCAGGGAAGTCAGCGCCTGCTCTTCTCTGGTCGTATAAACT GTCCGAGGGAATACAAGAGTACCAGTTGGCATACAACATGACCACGGTACTGCCTGCCCCAGAGTTCAACGCGATAGCGCTCGAATTGCTCGACCATTGCAACTCGCATGCATATGTGTTTGTCAACCAGCCCGGACTGAGACTCGAGGACTTCGACTACGAAGACGCATGGACGGTGCTGCCAAATTATCTCAGCAGGAGCTCCAGTGCGCTGCGGTTTGAGCAGGTCGAGGTCTCGCCCTCCAATGTCTTTGAGAACCTCATTGCACACACCAAGCGCCGCTGCGACGTGCAGAGAGAGATAATCTTGCGTGCAGAGCAAACCAACCAATTCGAGCCCTACATCGATGCACAGTCGCGCATCATACAGGTGCACTTCTCGCCGCTCCCGGGCGATGGTCGGAACGAGCGCCCCTCACGGGAAGACGTACTTGCGGACCACGACCAGCGCTTGCGCAGAATACTGGGCAGGCTCCCGTCACCGGCGGTCACCGTTATCTACACGAGCCTCGAGCCCGCGGATCGCTTAAGCGCCTCCCCACCGCGGGCCGGTATTTTCCCGGAGATCTTTGAGCACGAATCGCGCAGAATCGAGTACGAGCGGAACGACCGCGACCTGCAGGTGAACCGTTACTTCCCGTCGCACCACCCCAAGATGGAGCCCATCGAGGAGGTCGAGCTGAGCCTGCTGGACCCCAAATTTATCCAGAGCAATCTAAAGCTGCTCAAGTTAATAGCCGTTTCTGCCATAGGGTCTTTGACATGGCAGCTGTACTCGTTGTTCAGTCCGAAGCTGCCCGTCGCGACCCCGAAGGGTACCGCAAAGCGGCAGAAAGGCCAAAAGAAATTGGTTAAGCTAGCCACTGCCCAGGCGGCCAAACAGGCTGAGGAGGTTAAGCTTGAAGTCTCCCAACAGGAGAAGGAGGACTAG
- the RAM2 gene encoding bifunctional protein farnesyltransferase/protein geranylgeranyltransferase (Syntenic homolog of Saccharomyces cerevisiae YKL019W (RAM2)) encodes MEAYNYEDLEPVSLELGAEGEICQIMYSPEYARVIGLLRALMAADEVSARALALNSTALRMAPSDYTTWNHRYRLVKALYGADAAKLNAELDWLDEFTLGNLKNYQIWSYRQALLRLHPEPKLPRELPVLHMMLQEDAKNYHVWSYRKWAVLFFGDFRHELEYAAWMIEGDVYNNSAWAHRMFVLKSTTPSASDIQREVDYACANIELVPQNSSSWNYLRGLYDQFRGGRYDEDVVDFALSFTGDLLDSESEGNALPEIRSSHALELLAHVYSQEKATHDKARRAYKGLASAYDPIRRPFWELQLSKLV; translated from the coding sequence ATGGAGGCGTACAACTACGAGGACCTGGAGCCCGTCAGCCTCGAGCTGGGCGCCGAGGGCGAGATATGCCAGATCATGTACAGTCCCGAGTACGCGCGCGTGATTgggctgctgcgcgcaCTGATGGCGGCGGACGAGGTGTCTGCGCGGGCGCTGGCCCTAAACAGCACGGCGCTGCGGATGGCGCCGTCGGACTACACGACGTGGAACCACCGCTACCGGCTGGTGAAGGCGCTGTACGGCGCGGACGCCGCAAAGCTGAATGCGGAGCTCGACTGGCTGGACGAGTTCACGCTGGGAAACCTGAAGAACTACCAGATCTGGTCGTACCggcaggcgctgctgcggctgcacCCTGAGCCGAAGCTGCCGCGTGAGCTGCCGGTGCTGCACATGATGCTGCAGGAGGACGCGAAGAACTACCACGTGTGGTCGTACCGCAAGTGGGCGGTGCTGTTCTTCGGCGATTTCAGGCACGAGCTGGAGTACGCGGCCTGGATGATCGAAGGCGACGTCTACAACAACAGCGCGTGGGCGCACCGAATGTTTGTGCTTAAGAGCACCACGCCCTCGGCCAGCGACATCCAGCGCGAGGTCGACTACGCGTGCGCCAACATTGAGCTCGTGCCGCAAAAttcgagcagctggaactACCTCCGAGGCTTGTACGACCAGTTCCGCGGGGGGCGCTACGACGAGGACGTTGTAGACTTCGCTCTCTCTTTTACGGGCGACTTGCTGGACTCGGAATCTGAGGGCAACGCCCTGCCCGAAATCCGCTCGTCCCACGCACTCGAACTGCTGGCGCACGTCTACTCCCAGGAGAAGGCCACCCACGACAAAGCAAGGCGTGCGTACAAGGGCTTGGCGTCCGCGTACGATCCTATAAGACGCCCCTTCTGGGAGCTACAGCTGTCTAAGCTTGTGTAA